From Streptomyces sp. NBC_01754, a single genomic window includes:
- a CDS encoding WhiB family transcriptional regulator, producing the protein MHTTPTTPWYQSAACTDLDLDTFYSAKSATTAVATCKACPVRQACLDAALDEERSSTAPYRHGIRGGTGPDARHRMYKNRARQATADTEAVAAPPKPPSPYRAKLNDAQRADIRARYEAGGTLAGLARTYSVSAPTIRRTVKDILRVPPTGCGTTGGYRAHRSRGEDACRPCKAAHADADRRLRTTGTSKRLAAG; encoded by the coding sequence ATGCACACCACACCCACCACCCCCTGGTACCAGTCGGCAGCCTGCACCGACCTCGACCTCGACACCTTCTACTCCGCCAAGTCCGCCACCACAGCCGTGGCCACCTGTAAGGCGTGCCCCGTCCGCCAGGCATGCCTCGACGCCGCCCTCGACGAGGAGCGCAGCAGCACCGCCCCGTACCGGCATGGCATCCGGGGCGGAACCGGCCCGGATGCCCGACACCGCATGTACAAGAATCGCGCCCGCCAGGCCACTGCGGACACCGAGGCCGTCGCTGCCCCTCCGAAGCCGCCGAGCCCGTACCGGGCCAAGCTCAATGACGCGCAGCGCGCCGATATCCGTGCCCGCTACGAGGCCGGTGGCACCCTCGCCGGTCTGGCCCGCACATACAGCGTGAGCGCCCCCACCATCCGCCGCACCGTCAAGGACATCCTCCGCGTGCCCCCCACGGGCTGCGGCACGACCGGTGGCTACCGCGCCCACCGCAGCCGTGGCGAAGACGCCTGCCGCCCGTGCAAGGCCGCGCACGCCGACGCAGACCGCCGGTTGCGGACCACCGGCACGTCCAAGCGGCTGGCCGCCGGATGA
- a CDS encoding aromatic ring-opening dioxygenase LigA — translation MTPHARLDQARRLLDVPPPPSLPGQLAVETPPPSCDHGNPRCDATPVRLYFCGYRCDAHQPAVTRPYFQLPQ, via the coding sequence ATGACGCCCCACGCCCGCCTCGACCAGGCGCGCCGTCTGCTCGACGTCCCGCCGCCGCCGTCCCTGCCCGGCCAGCTCGCTGTCGAGACCCCGCCCCCGTCGTGCGACCACGGCAACCCCCGGTGCGACGCCACGCCCGTCCGCCTCTACTTCTGCGGCTACCGGTGCGACGCCCACCAGCCCGCCGTCACCCGCCCGTACTTCCAGCTGCCGCAGTAG
- a CDS encoding single-stranded DNA-binding protein, whose translation MAGETQITIMGNLVDDPELRFTPAGHAVAKFRIASTPRTFDKSTNEWKDGDGLFLTVTAWRSLAQNVAESLTRGSRAIVRGALKQRSYEDREGVKRTVYEIEAEDVGPSLLRATAAVTKTTGNSNGQQRQQQPTNGYAAQQPQQPQNDPWANGQTAGGQWGAAVSDPPF comes from the coding sequence ATGGCAGGCGAAACCCAGATCACGATCATGGGAAACCTGGTCGACGACCCCGAACTCCGCTTCACCCCCGCCGGCCACGCCGTCGCCAAGTTCCGCATCGCCAGCACCCCCCGCACCTTCGACAAGAGCACGAACGAGTGGAAGGACGGCGACGGCCTCTTCCTCACCGTCACCGCCTGGCGGTCGCTCGCACAGAACGTCGCCGAATCCCTGACCCGCGGATCCCGCGCCATCGTCCGCGGCGCCCTCAAACAGCGCTCGTACGAAGACCGCGAAGGCGTGAAGCGCACCGTCTACGAGATCGAAGCCGAGGACGTCGGCCCGTCGCTGCTCCGCGCCACCGCCGCTGTCACCAAGACCACCGGCAACAGCAACGGCCAGCAGCGCCAGCAGCAGCCCACCAACGGCTACGCCGCCCAGCAGCCCCAACAGCCCCAGAACGACCCGTGGGCCAACGGCCAGACAGCCGGAGGCCAATGGGGAGCAGCCGTAAGCGACCCCCCGTTCTGA
- a CDS encoding zinc finger domain-containing protein — translation MIRHEVAALLAYIDRLDPTRAPLDRPAVEERLTQWCDVLADVAPAAPHPEGRHWDASQAARRHITTSPYPIKPSDVSIPWADFKRDILSRHFDPVPNVDPDNETAYRAAIADHRRAIETGQTVATPRALMPAGSRAERDQAAAARLKQFGSYVPRSIVEALASQRPGMTERRRLAVAGQPDPFNVPCPWEACRAAKGQKCHTLGRPRHDFHDARLTAARQTEEQPA, via the coding sequence GTGATCCGCCACGAAGTCGCCGCGCTGCTCGCCTACATCGACCGCCTCGACCCCACCCGCGCCCCCCTCGACCGGCCGGCCGTCGAGGAACGGCTGACTCAGTGGTGCGACGTCCTTGCCGACGTCGCCCCCGCCGCCCCGCACCCCGAGGGCCGCCACTGGGACGCCTCGCAGGCCGCCCGCCGCCACATCACCACGTCGCCCTACCCGATCAAGCCCAGCGACGTCAGCATTCCGTGGGCCGACTTCAAACGCGACATCCTCAGCCGCCATTTCGACCCCGTGCCGAACGTCGACCCCGACAACGAGACCGCCTACCGCGCCGCCATCGCCGATCACCGCCGCGCGATCGAGACCGGGCAGACCGTTGCCACCCCCCGGGCCCTGATGCCCGCAGGTAGCCGCGCCGAACGCGACCAGGCCGCCGCCGCCCGTCTCAAGCAGTTCGGGTCGTACGTGCCCCGCAGCATCGTGGAAGCGCTTGCCTCGCAGCGCCCCGGCATGACCGAACGCCGCCGCCTCGCCGTGGCTGGCCAGCCCGACCCGTTCAACGTCCCGTGCCCCTGGGAAGCCTGCCGCGCCGCCAAGGGCCAGAAGTGCCACACCCTTGGCCGGCCCCGCCACGACTTCCACGACGCCCGCCTCACCGCCGCCCGCCAGACCGAGGAGCAGCCCGCATGA
- a CDS encoding zinc finger domain-containing protein, with protein MSAPTLEQLRTVPCGQCGAPAGKPCTSHQGTRVRAHDVHQARTKAYQEAQQ; from the coding sequence ATGAGCGCCCCCACCCTCGAACAGCTCCGCACCGTCCCTTGCGGCCAGTGCGGAGCCCCCGCCGGGAAGCCGTGCACCAGCCACCAGGGCACCCGCGTACGCGCCCACGACGTCCACCAGGCCCGCACCAAGGCGTACCAGGAGGCGCAGCAGTGA